The DNA region TACAACTTCAAGATCGAGTCTTGCCTCCTTTCCATCACAAGTAACCACATCTAACACATTGTAACCCAATCAGAAGATGCCCAGAGTATACCTATTGAAGGAAACTATGTACACTGTAAGAGGTAGGTGTAGGACAGAGGTAATGGAGGACAACGAGGAAGGGTCTATCTATTAGAAGCACCCTTCTATGGTACAGGACTTAGTGCATGGACCCTCTAAAACGGTGCCAACATTCTTACATGCTGCTCTGGGAAGACCTGGATACCCTACCCTGGGTTAAGTAAAAATGTTGTGAATGTTTAGACAGATAGCAGAAGAGGAGATCCAAAAGTTAAAGGGAAATAGTCAGGATACGATTTATCTACCTAGGGCTGGAATACATTAGACTATATCATACAGATGAGACTCCATGGAGACCACAGAACAAAACAGTAAGGGGTGTATGGAAGTCATCATTTCATCAAGAAGCTCAGAAGAGAGCTGGGCTGAACTGGATGCTGGTGGTATATAAATCCAGCAccgggagtcagaggcagacagatctctgtgggttggaggccagtctggtccgTGGAGTTAAGTTCCAGGATGgtcaggggtacacagagaaaacaaacaaagaaaaagctcTGAAAAGGCTCAAGGTGATTGAAGTACATGAGGTTATAAAGGCAGATCTTCTGTTAGCCCCAAAGGATGAAAGCATGTGAAAGACTAAAGTTACAAACACATAATTGAAGGTCATCCTCAGCAATAAAACTCAGCCACAGTTCCAGACGTTGAACCATTGCCTCTGCTATAACTGATGTCAAACTGATCACAATTTGGTCAGTAGCTGCAGATTTCCTAATCTTGTCTCCCAATTATTGCACATGATCAACTGGAAAGGACCATTCCCAAGAGGAGCACAAGCTATACCAATTATATAGGATATGCCGCTGTCAACTCAACCCACTCCCAATGACCTCACGCTACCAGATTCCCAGAACACTTGCTTGCCTTCTCGGTTTTCACAACCaatgtttctcattttctttttttttttttttttttttttttttggttctttttttcggagctggggactgaacccagggccttgcgcttcctaggtaagcgctctaccactgagctaaatccccagcccctctcattTTCTTTATCATCAAATGCAATCAAAGGGCTAGCGTCTCCAAGTCAGAGCACTCTGCGACTCTGTCCTTTCTCACTGGGGAGATCATCTGCTTTAGTTTTTCTGATGGTTCTCATAGCCCAGTGTGGACCCCTGAGCAGGTGGACTGAActctttgagttctttgcatatttattctgtttttatcATCAGATTGATCTGATTGCCATCCATGATGGaatcttttctttcatcttttctccctctcatgtttcattttgttgtacGGCCTAAAAGTAtgtccaaagaaagaaaagcacaaagtTTTGAACATGCAGACCCTCCCTTGTATGTCTACTCTCTGAGGCAGTCTCGCAGTCTGGAAATTTGGCAGTTTGCACCAGGTACACTATCCATGTGGGTCACTaataaaaacagatttatttcctgcttccatttccattcTGTTTGGCTTCTACTCCATTTAGTGCCCTTTCTGGTATTCTAGGAAAACTTTATCAGAGGCCACCATCGCTAATAAACTTGACTGCCACTGCTAGCCATTACAGAGACCCTTGTTCCAATAAGCCCACCTCTTTCAGGAACAGTGCTTCCTAACATCCATATTCTAACTGCAGTCATGATTTTTGGTCCCTTTCTGAATGACACAGTTTCGCCAAGAATAACTCTTGGGGGTTGCAGTCCAGAGCACTGAATTTTGAAAATCGTTGGAAAGTACCTTAGAGAAGGATGGGAATGAGACTTCACAGGGTCAAAGGTGGCCATTTTAGATGGAGTACTCACAGGCCTCCAGAAACTTCTGAATCAAAAACATCTTTGaagacacacgcctttaatcccagaatcccagcactcacgaggcagaggcagctggacctgagttcaaagccaacctggtttacatagcgagttccaggacacccaggactacacagagaaaccctgggggagggggagagagagagagaggggggggggggaacagaaCAGAAAAACCTTCATTAAAAGAGTACTGGGGCAAAGACAATAACAAAATTGTCTAGATTCTCTAATAAAGTTCCCATCCTTGTCCTGTCCTCCCTACACCAGAACCTTCCAGTCTCTCCTTCCACACCTTATcaactctcctttctctttcttctctttatctGGTCCTCGTACCATTTATCACCAACTCTCCCAGGAGCCTTAAATGTCTGCTGCCTCTGAAGACTTCCTGATCCCCCATGAGTCAGGAAATTGTGGAGTTTACTCTTTGGACTTAAACTAAATTAAAGACTAAGCACAGAGAGATGGCCAATGTTCATAGAAGGGTTTTCTTAATCGAGGGTGGTCTAGACTTGACATGCATAATTAATTGTTAATAtatttcctgcctccagttccaaTGTGCTACATACTGCAAACATGTGCTGCCCCATTGCAGTAAGAGTTTACCTTTTGGGGGCACAAATGAACCAGCATTTCCTGACTTATACTGACTCACCCAGTTTGCTGAAACTGATACATTCTAGTTACCAAAAGCTGGTTGAATGGTCCCATAAAGGGACTTACAGATTTCTCTCCCATAATAAAACAAGGTAAGAACAGATTTAAAAAGCCAAagactcagggttggggatttagctcagtggtagagcgcttgcctaacaagcgcaaggccctgggttcggtccccagctccggaaaaaaagaaaaagaaaaaaaaaaaaagccaaagactcTTCAAAGCTATTATTAAACATTTCCAGTAAAATTAATGCGTGTTGGAGCCAGAGAcatgctcagtagttaagagcacttgctgctctcccaaaggACATGGGTttagtgcccagcacccacatcaggtgcttcacaattgcctgtaactccagttccaggggatccggaaccctcttctggcctctactggCACTACGCTCCCacggtgcacaaacatacattcagacacacatacatacccattaaataactatataaatatttaagtgaTACAGGTGGACTGAGTAGAATAactcacacatttaatcccagcacttaggaggcagaggcaggcagttttgTGAGTCCAAGaacagtctggtctatatagcaaattccacagcagccagggctacacagtgagaccttgtctaaaaatgATATGTGTGCTATTATTTCTACACTAAACACTGCTATCTTTGTCTAGTCTCTTTTTAggcttaagttttttttttcaaaacctactctaATAAGgtttctcaaatgctttgaccACCACCTTTGTACCCCAAAgtgaggggagaaaagatggtaagtAGGAAAAGGGCATGTAGTTTTGGGGGTGATTAAAATCTCCATTGTCAGAATACCaccagtccagttcagtagtacCAGGATACCAAACAAGAATCAGCAGCGGTGGCATGAttcagcagaaacagccagaccTCTGCATAAGTCCGAAGGAGCAACCAGGACCAGCCAGAATGCCAGGGGAAGCTCTCTGCCTCACCTCTTTCAACCAAGGGAAGATCAGCTTAGACAGGAGATCAAGGAAGAGTTGCACAGATTGCTATGCAAGCCCccgtcactgtccattgagtcccaCTTATTcactctccaaacatcatgtgtcctctcacAGGTCTTGACACAACAAAACACTTCATGAGTCGGCATCATAGGACACGACCAGAAATTCCACTTCACTTCTTGGCTGGGGGAAAGGAACTGCACAGGTGTCAGACAGGCCAAATAATTCACACATTTTCCCAGTGTCTCAGTTTTTTATTCTTTACCTTGCTCCTGACAGAAAATATTCCTCTAGCTCTGTGATGTGGGGGTCCTAAGAATTTAAAAGGGAGAAGCCAAGTTGCATATAGACTTGGATGCTTAAGTGTACCTTAGGCTGGGCGGAGtagttcacacctgtaatccgaGTAAGAAGGCAGCTGAGAGGAGGGGATtggaggtcagccttggctatagAGGCAGACGCTATCTCAAAAACTTGCCTTTCTCAGTGTATTTCTAGACCAGAATAGGCACTGTCCTTTTGTTTTTACCCAAAGAGGGAAGTTATGACTCTAAGGAGTTCACTGGTACCCTCTCAAATTTTTTCAGTTCCCTGAACAATGCTTAAAAGAGCCAAAATTCCCCTTGTGATTAAATCCTCATGAGCAATCTAAATGATCTCCTACCAAGTTCAAAGAATGAGAAGCTGGTGGTGAGAATCTAATTTACTTATTCCCAGCCCCTAAAAGAGACAGTAGGGTTTCAAAAGATGCTACAGTTCCTTCCAATCACAGTTCTATCATCATGGTTATTATTTACAATGTAACAGGTTTCTTTGTGGTGTTTTCAAGCATAGTAACTTGTGGTTGACCCACTCCCAAGGCTTCCTCTCCATCATCTCCCTGCTCCCCATCCTGATGTAAAAGCTTCTAAAACACCCAAAGATTTCCCTCTCCCATTTTCATATCACATGTGCTCTGTTACCCTCCAggcccttattttattttcttatttccccTCCCCGGGtccttttcttgttctgtgaCCTCCATACAGCTTACTTTTGCTAAATATGCATGTAAAACTTAGAACTAAGATCACCAAAGGAGAAAAAACAAGGGTTACTTGTTTATAAACCTAGGTTATCTCACTTAACGTGGATATTTTGTTAGTCTTGTAAATTTTCTTCAAATTTCATAACTTCATTTCTTCTTactgagtaaaattccattgtgtatatgtgtcacatcTGCACGTCATCAATTAACAAACATTGCAATGGTTTGTCTCAAGTGTCAACTTGATGAGATCCAGAGTCACCTGGAAAAGACCCTTCTGAACATGCCTGTGGGAGATCACCTTGATTATGCTAATTAAGTGGGAAGATGtgcccactgtaggtggtgccattTCTTAGGCTGAAATTCCTaaactaggttaaaaaaaaaaaagaaaaaagaaaagagaaaaagaaagtaagctGGGTGCTAGCACACGGCTCTTTTTTCTGATTGGATGTGGTGTGATTGGTAGCTTTGAGCACCAGTGGCCTCACCACCCCCACCATGCTATAATGCACCCTTGAACTGTGAACCAGAATAAACTTTATCGCCCTTAAACTGCTTTAGTCTGGGTATTtgaccacagcaacaggaaagtacaGACCACTGTATTTTTTTTGATCCCATTTTGTCTTCCGACATTTTCTTATTCTATCCCCTTGCTAGTATTAGGAGTAAATCAGCAGTGAGCATGGCTGTGCATCTTAAACCGTAGCCTACTATTTAGAGTATGGCAATGAAAATTGTAGTGTAAAGATCACCCAAGAATAGTCTAGACTCTTTGCCAACGAGAGTTGAAAGTAACTGATTATTACCGACAAGTGCCATTTTTTTTATCCAAGActgaaatgtctttttttaattaagtcCTCACTCTGTTAAGGGATTCTCTCCTCGAGAAATCAAATGGCCCTATGGACAGGGCAGCAATTGCAACAACTGCTCATTGGGTTGAATTCCCAGGTAAGGAGGGAGTGAAGAGCCGATGGTATCATTTTTAATGTAAAGAAATGGGAAAACCACAAGTTAGTCATGCTCAACCTGTCACAGAGTGTGAAACACTGGTGACAGACCTTTTATATTTAAGAGACTGAGTTGGGAACTTACGAGAGCATGCTCTGAGAATAAGATGTGAGAAACTGTGATTAGGGAAGAATTTCAAGTTGGGACAATACCAGAGTCAACAGCTAATGAAGAAGGAGTGGGGATAACATTGGTGAGAGTCAAGGAGGCCTGAGGGTTAGGCCCCATAATAGCAGCTACCCAGGAGGCCGAGGTCAAAGAATCACAAGGGCAAACTTTTCTATAGAACGATTTCAAGGCCGGCCTGATAATTTATCTGGACCTTGTCTGAAAATGAAACGCTTTTTAAAGGGGAACGGAGCTGAAGGTACAGCAGTGAAATAGAAACATACACGGCTGGTAAGGATGTTAACTGGAAAAAACTATTTGAAAAGGGGGGCaaaggggctggagatgtggctcagtggtagaccagTTGCCTGGAATGTGAAAGACTGTAGGTTTGATCCCTAGTAATGAATAAAAGAggcagaggggaaagaagaggacgagagagggaagagaaagaaggaaagaaaaggtaggGGAAACACACACCTTTGGAAGGCACACAAAGTGCCAGTGAGCCTCTCACAGGAGTTTATCAGACATACATAATGTGTCTTTAGGTTAAATTAATACTGCATGTTCTAATTACATGCCCACAGTCACGAAAACTAGATGTTTAACTTTGAATTTCTTTCGCCATTCAGAGCTTCACGTATTTAGAGGattgaaatgtatatttttttaaaaaggcatcagTTAGGAAGGGAGATTTATTTAGCTGTAGAACACTTCCTTAGCCTATAATAaactctgggttcaatctccagtccAAAGGAAACTGGATAGGTTGGGACACCCCTGTGATCCCAACATGataggggtggaggcaggaggattagaagttcaaggccattctcctCCACATACCGAGTCTGGTGAAATTCTGcttccaaagcaaacaaacaaataaataataaataggaaTAAAAATAGAACGTAGACCATATACAtagaatattaaatttttattaatattgtttCAATTTTCAATGCTTTCGATgatactctcttctttctttttgttgctttCTTGTGGGTCTTTCCATGTAGTCCTGGAACTTACAGTGTCAGCCAGGCTTACCTCAGATTCACAGAAATCCCTTGCTTCTGCGtctcaagtgttggaattaaaggtgtttgAGGCATTCGACACTGCCACCtggctctgtgtgtctgtgtctgtgtgacctCTCTGAGGTGGACTGTTGATTTGCCTGTATATATGACTGTGTGAGAGtgttggagcccctggaactggagtttcagacacttgtgagctgccatgtgggtcctggaatgTGAACTCacatcctctagaagagcagccagggctcttaaccacagagccatcgctcctttttatgtttgtttgttttccctcaAAACAAGACCTCATTCAACTCAAACTGACCTCTAGCTCTGTCTGGAGACAAGGCAGGACGAGatgcctgcctttacctccccagtgctggctgggattacaggtgatcATTTCCACACTGAGCCTAAGTTTTAAAACAGCGCTAAAACGTCAGAAAATGTCTACCTGAATGTTTCAATTGGGCATCTTAAATGCAGGATTCTTAGAACTGGAGAAAGACTTGTGCATTTTACTATCCTTGGGGCAAGAGATGTGTTCCAGATGATACTTAGGACCCATGCAGGAAGTAATGGGTTCCATCCACACCAAGCTGTAAGTCGAGTCTAGGGTTGTACTCATGAAATTCGAGTGCTCAGAAACTGACTTTgtcatcatttattcattttggttgagatttttaaaggtttttaaatcttttttttaaagatttttttaatttttattttgtatgtatcgATTTTTACCTCCATGCTTGTTTGTTATTTAAAATGGCGTCCCACTATGTGACCTAGGCTAGACTGAAACTTGAGCTTCACCTCCATTATCTCTCACAATGCTGGGATCGCACGCTTTTGTCCTGTCGATTCAAGGATACATGTACACAGTGACATTTTCTCCAACGCATGAAGAGAAAGACTCTATGTAATCTCGGCCTGTGCTGGAGCTATGTAGACGAGGCTGTGCCTGCTTTGGTGATCTTTCGAATCCCTAAAACCACTCGAAACAAATTCTACGATTCAAACATCGGCCATCTTCAAATTCTAGTCTgtcattaaaaatcaaaacatggAAGTTATTCTGCCCCCTACAGGCCAAAGAAGTATTTCTGGAGCATAGCCTGGGCTATTGGAAAACCTAGCACGCCATTCCTGGGTGGGGCCTCCGAAAAGGAGGCAAGAGGGGCGGAGCTTAGTGTGACATTTCACGACCTCACTTTCCGGTGCATCTCTTGAGATGTAATTGACGGCTAGGGTGTATCCGGCGTGAGGAAAGCTCAGGGCTCCAGAGCTCGAGATTGCAGTCACTCCGCCCGCGCCATCGCACCTGCCCGCACTGCACCCGGCATCCGCACCTCTCCAGCCTCGCAGCACCGTCCTCATGCTGCACCTAAGGCCCCGCAGCCCCAGCGCTGACCCCGCGTCCTGCTGGTCACCACAGGCATCAGCACCCAGCCCTGCCAAGCGCCGCCGCCTCCACCAGGAGCCCGCACGCCCCGAGCCCCTGGCTCAGCCCGAGCTGGAAGAGCCCGCCGGGACGGCCAGCAGCGCGCTCACCTCCGTGGTGTTCCTGGCTGCCGGCTGCGCCCTGCAGCTGCCCCTGGACGGCGTCGACCTGCTGCTAGAGCCTGAGCCCACCTCGGCCCTGCAAGTGTCGCTCCAAGGACACACCATCCTCCTGGTTCCCGAGGGACTCCTGACAGAACCCCAGCCAGAACAGCCTGGATTCGTGGCCACCAGCCCGCAAGGAGCCGCTCCCCAGGACATGCCCCAGGATCACCTTCTCGGCTTCCAGCAAGAAGCCTTCTGTGAGTACTTCTACCAAGAGGGTGTCTGTGATGAGGATGCAGACATGGACATCTTGGGGTCCTGGGCTAGCCCTCCAGCTGGTCAGGCTACTGGGAGCCTTTCTTCCATCACCGGGGTGCTCAGTCCTTGGTCTCAGGGCGGCGTCCCAGAGCCATGTCTTCTGGTGCCTTCCACTGGAGCAGAGCAATATTACCAGAGCTCCATCGAGGAACTGGACAGCTACCTGCTGGGACCCTGCCCTGGCTCACCACTGCAGCCTCTGCCTGCATCTCCTCTGAGTTCCCAAGAGCAGCGTTCGCCACGCCCTCCAAGATCTCCAAGGCCCCCTTGCAAGGCCCGGAAGCGACTGTTCTATGACTGAACTGCCCTGAGCCAGTCCTTGCTGCCCTGGGAGAGAACTGTTTCCCAAAGCCATTGTGTGCCTTTAGAGAGCCTACAAAGTTAGGATGGCACTCTTGGTTTTGAAGTGGGCAGAATGTAGAATATTGGATCCGCGGTTGACTGGAAAAAAGTCTGAACAAAAAATCGTAGCCACCTAAACAGGCTGTTTGAAAATCACCGACTTTCGGACGTTGAATTGACTGCGTATGACCTTTTCTACGCAGAAGTCACTCTCAAGTAGTTTTGCACATCCCAAATGGTGCCTCAAATTTCAGCTCTAATGTGTTTCCTTAAAACTCCACCCTACCCCGCACCCCTCTGCGATTCATTAGCTATATTAGTTTGCAGTGTTTGGCCCTAATCTCTCCTACTTTGTGCCTGTCCTTTACTATGGACCGTTTCCTTATCAAGGCTCTGAGCTCGCTTGAGCTGACTGTAGTAGCTAGTTTTACCACTCGaattttgggtttggtttgggtttggattttgtttgtttgtttttaatttgtttttataaagtgCTCTCTCTTTTTCTATTAACTGTTAAGTGAGGAAATAACATATTTTCGACATTTAATTTTTGGTTTGGgagcttgcttttgttttgatggGGGTGATCGTAGTTGGTtagctggttttgttttggtatgAGCAGGGGTGTTCCAGAATAAACAAGTATTTTcttggtttatttcatttttttttagtatacttttatgttttgtttatttttatttcttgtgtgagagcttttgcctgcatgtgtgtatgttgctCTCATCTGTGTTGGGGGCCTCTAGAGGGAGCAAAAGAATGTCAGAATGTCTGCATAGACTTAGAGATCTGTGATCctccatgttggtgctgggaaccaaacttccGGGGAAAACGGAaactgcttttaactgctgagtcacctctctagccttcctgaatatttttaatttatgataTTCTGAAGGATTTTATACTTCTCGGGCTATGGTAATTATAAGATTATATTTGTATAGGAGTAATTATGAGatcttgaatttattttattgtttactaATGTATAAAATAGTTCATATTTTATCTGACGTCCGACAAAATATTGATTTCTTTGATAATCTATGCCTGGGTTCTTCCATAATCAATGATCCGTCTTAATGAGAAAATTGGCACAGGCCAATCCCGGGAAcctt from Rattus norvegicus strain BN/NHsdMcwi chromosome 8, GRCr8, whole genome shotgun sequence includes:
- the Prr23a2 gene encoding proline rich 23A, member 2, which gives rise to MLHLRPRSPSADPASCWSPQASAPSPAKRRRLHQEPARPEPLAQPELEEPAGTASSALTSVVFLAAGCALQLPLDGVDLLLEPEPTSALQVSLQGHTILLVPEGLLTEPQPEQPGFVATSPQGAAPQDMPQDHLLGFQQEAFCEYFYQEGVCDEDADMDILGSWASPPAGQATGSLSSITGVLSPWSQGGVPEPCLLVPSTGAEQYYQSSIEELDSYLLGPCPGSPLQPLPASPLSSQEQRSPRPPRSPRPPCKARKRLFYD